The following is a genomic window from Carassius gibelio isolate Cgi1373 ecotype wild population from Czech Republic chromosome B7, carGib1.2-hapl.c, whole genome shotgun sequence.
TTCCAGTTCCAAGGGAGCATATGCATAGATTCAGAAAACATTAAAGTGCGCGAGACgtctatttacattatttatttacagagtttATTATGTCAGACTTCTCTAGTAAGTTTCGTCTGCGTGAAGACAGTATTGCGAATCCGTGAATTAATGTTCCGAAGTGAACTTCCGAAGTAAACTTCAATGGAATGAAGTTGAatggaatttaattgaattaaagttGAATAAACTTTACTGTACAGTGTACTGTTGTCAGACTAATTTTGGATAATAAAGTTCCCCTGCCTCAATTACATATCTCTTTCACGTCATTATATTTGTATGATCACCACATTTGAGTGATCAttgcaaaaaatgtgtttgtctgtACTGTATTCTACATATTGTAGCAGTCAAATGCTTGGACACTTTTGACTGTGCTGTACTATAACATACACAAAGAATATCGGGggatatatatcgatatcggccttttttatttatttattttttattttttttacttcataatacccccccccccccccaaaaaaaaaaaaaaacacatcggTTGGGCTCTAGTCTTGTTCATTTGATATCTGATAAGCTAATAGTTCTTTAATAGTTTTAACAGCCAAACCAACCCTTAATTATAAGGTGTTGAAAAGTCTACAAAACAAATTTCACTGTAGAATACGGTGTCATTTATCAGTGAGTGGTTATTGTCATTTGGTGTGGTTATTAAGTTTAACATGAGAACAATTTTACATTAGTTTACATCCCTCATATGGACAACGGGTTGTCCGGTCATGTGAGGTTTTGATATGCAGCACACACTGATGTTGTCTGCTGACTCATTGCCAGTTTTGTTAGTTGCAACTGCGGGTTTGACCGAAGATGTGACCTGGTTTACATACCACAGCGTGACTCGGCATGTCTGCAGGTCAGGATGTGGGTGATTAGGATGCAGGTGTAGCTGTGACAACAACATGGTTATTTCTGTTTAGATCCAGATTATGATTATCGATAAGACCGTTGAGGTGTGTGTGGTTGTTTCTGATTGGTGAGTGGTTGCTTGCGTAGTGGAAGCATGTGTTTCAtgtcttatttctttgtttataccTTTATAGTGTCCCCACCGTCCCGGTGAAGAACTTAAATGGATCCAGCCCTGTCCATCCAGCTTTGGCAGGTGAGAAATAATAGGCAAATAAGTTATAAATATTGACTGTGAAGATTAAATATAGTAAGATttaggataattttttttaagtaaagacACCGGACCTAAAAATTGATAAATATGATTGTCTCTTCTCTTTGGTTAGGTATCACTGGGATTCTTATGAGCGCTGCTGGACTCCCGGTCTGCTTGACCCGCCCACCCAAACTTGTGCTCCACCCCCCACCTGTCAGCAAGAGCGACATCAAACCTGTACCAGGCCTCGGCCACTGCTGCCGGAAAACTACAAAGAAGCAAGCTCGCAAAGGCAAGGAGCAAAGACAGTTTAATgcaaattactgtaaaaaaataaataaaaatgaaaacattgtattaatattgtgaattataattcataattattaaattattattatttattgtataatatattatattatatcatcatATATTATATGTACTTTTAATCGAATACATGCAGTCTTAGTAAGCATAAGAGATGTCTTTCTTTATTTCAAACTTTAAACCATTAGTGTATGTATAAACAATatatagaaaacaaataaaatatttatattttatatatcacatCACATCTTTGTGACAGATTATGTCTCAAAATCCTTATTTGATTgaactttttgttttcttttgtgcaGGTAGAACTTCAGAAGAAGTTGTTAGAAGATATCTCCAGAAAGTCCGCAACCCACCCGAGGAGGTAAACATACTTAAttcatatttccttttttttttaattaaaatataatactttttttattaaaataattatattaatatattatcttTAAGTAGATTCATTCAACTTGATTCAATATTTTGAATCTATTAATTTGAATTTTTGTAGGATTGTACAATCTGTATGGAGTCTCTCTGTGGCCCATCTGGTTATAAAGGCCCAGGTGTCGGTGGCATTTCTCGGGCAGAGTCAGTGGGTCGTCTGTGTCAGTGTGGGCATCAGTACCACCTGCAGTGCCTGGTGGCCATGTACAACAATGGTAACAAAGATGGCAGCCTTCAGTGTCCCACCTGCAAGACCATCTACGGTGTTAAAACCGGCAACCAACCACCAGGAAAGATGGAATACCACGTCATTCCTCACTCCCTTCCTGGACACCCTGACTCCAAAACCATCCGGATTATTTACAACATACCCCCTGGCATTCAGGTAAGACTCTTAATATAAAGCTCGTTTAAAACCAATGATTAGCCCAGAGCATTCATTTACATTGGCATTTTGCCACCTGCATCATATGTTGAGCTGCCGCAGTGTTATATAAAGGCATGCATACATCACATAACTATAATGTAGGTCTAAACTGCTCTGTCTATGATTGTTTTAGGGTCCAGAGCATCCCAACCCCGGGAAGCCCTTCACAGCCCGTGGATTTCCAAGGCACTGCTACCTCCCTGACAGTGAGAAAGGCCGTCTGGTGAGTCTCCAGACCTTCTCAAACACAATCTCATTCATCCTCTTACAGGGTCCCTGAGTGTCCTtggaaaactttttttatttacttgtttactAGTTTTATCAGGTTTAAGGttcttaaaaaaaacctaaagGTTCTAAAAATCCCTAAACTATATATAGACTATATACagaagtcaacatttgaagtagaTCAAAAGATtacatcaaagttgtcctaaaaccaaaacaacCCGTCCTTGTCTTAAGACaactttgaacttttttttgatccacttcaaatgttgactactgtagtatagggatagtgcacccaaaaatattttaagtctGTCAACCTGTATGCACTTCTTtcatctgttaaacacaaaatatgttttgaaaaatattggttgctggtagccattgatttTTCTCCATACAATGGAGGTCATTGGCTatcagaaactg
Proteins encoded in this region:
- the LOC127962545 gene encoding E3 ubiquitin-protein ligase DTX4 isoform X1, which encodes MTVIKVKHVPTVPVKNLNGSSPVHPALAGITGILMSAAGLPVCLTRPPKLVLHPPPVSKSDIKPVPGLGHCCRKTTKKQARKGRTSEEVVRRYLQKVRNPPEEDCTICMESLCGPSGYKGPGVGGISRAESVGRLCQCGHQYHLQCLVAMYNNGNKDGSLQCPTCKTIYGVKTGNQPPGKMEYHVIPHSLPGHPDSKTIRIIYNIPPGIQGPEHPNPGKPFTARGFPRHCYLPDSEKGRLVLKLLLVAWDRRLIFSVGTSSTTGETDTVIWNEVHHKTEFGSNLTGHGYPDSGHLDNVLEELRAQGITEEECLRD
- the LOC127962545 gene encoding E3 ubiquitin-protein ligase DTX4 isoform X2, which encodes MSAAGLPVCLTRPPKLVLHPPPVSKSDIKPVPGLGHCCRKTTKKQARKGRTSEEVVRRYLQKVRNPPEEDCTICMESLCGPSGYKGPGVGGISRAESVGRLCQCGHQYHLQCLVAMYNNGNKDGSLQCPTCKTIYGVKTGNQPPGKMEYHVIPHSLPGHPDSKTIRIIYNIPPGIQGPEHPNPGKPFTARGFPRHCYLPDSEKGRLVLKLLLVAWDRRLIFSVGTSSTTGETDTVIWNEVHHKTEFGSNLTGHGYPDSGHLDNVLEELRAQGITEEECLRD